In one window of Drosophila mauritiana strain mau12 chromosome X, ASM438214v1, whole genome shotgun sequence DNA:
- the LOC117148161 gene encoding protein YIPF1, protein METPTADDLLQFRDYSGGAPAQINVNSPTHSGSGVSGGGSAGSGGSVGGGGANAQRQRGDPLADLIYDMTSSAQGFSGAASSGGSQPQNSSLDGSAGGGGGGAKLSLFTIEYYQQFFNVDTYMVLERIANSMIPKRAAGNYLRMNIGENPDLYGPFWITVTLIFSIAISGNIASYLQQANDAYKWHYNFHLVSYAATSIFLYANILPAVLWALFKYSLKPVDSADAVETDSASYTPSLLSLMCIYGYSLAIYIPVSILWVINISLLQWLLVITAALLSGTVLIAVLTPALRNSQFSLFLIVGILSAHVVLAAGFLLYFFHNPTVASLDPVAPTPAAPAAPAALKAVTQAVVNAVPGNQTH, encoded by the exons ATGGAGACACCCACGGCCGATGACCTGTTGCAGTTCCGCGACTACAGCGGCGGTGCCCCGGCCCAAATCAATGTCAATTCCCCTACGCACAGCGGATCGGGTGTTTCTGGTGGTGGCTCTGCTGGCTCCGGCGGCTCCGTTGGCGGTGGAGGTGCCAACGCACAGCGTCAACGCGGCGATCCGCTGGCGGATCTCATCTACGACATGACCTCCTCGGCTCAGGGATTCTCCGGAGCTGCATCCTCGGGCGGTTCCCAACCGCAAAACTCCTCGCTGGACGGATCCGCCGGCGGTGGAGGCGGTGGTGCGAAGCTGTCACTGTTTACGATCGAGTACTACCAGCAGTTCTTCAACGTGGACACCTATATGGTGCTCGAGCGAATCGCCAACTCCATGATACCGAAACGGGCCGCTGGCAACTATCTGCGCATGAACATCGGCGAGAATCCGGATCTGTATGGACCCTTCTGGATAACCGTCACCCTG ATCTTCTCCATAGCAATAAGTGGTAACATTGCCAGCTATTTGCAGCAAGCCAACGATGCCTACAAATGGCACTACAACTTCCACCTGGTCTCCTATGCAGCTACGTCCATCTTCTTGTATGCCAACATCTTGCCGGCCGTTCTGTGGGCCCTCTTCAAGTACAGCCTGAAGCCCGTGGACTCGGCTGATGCCGTGGAAACGGACAGC GCCAGCTACACGCCCAGCCTCTTGTCGCTGATGTGCATCTATGGATACAGCCTGGCCATCTATATACCAGTCTCCATTCTCTGGGTGATCAAT ATCTCTCTGCTGCAGTGGCTCCTAGTGATCACAGCCGCCTTGCTTTCGGGCACGGTTTTGATTGCCGTGCTAACGCCAGCGCTGCGCAACTCGCAGTTCTCGCTGTTCCTCATCGTGGGAATCCTGAGTGCCCATGTGGTGCTGGCCGCTGGATTTCTGCTCTACTTCTTTCACAATCCCACAGTCGCGTCGCTGGATCCAGTTGCTCCGACACCAGCTGCACCTGCTGCTCCGGCTGCCCTGAAAGCCGTGACGCAGGCGGTGGTCAACGCAGTGCCCGGCAATCAGACCCACTAG
- the LOC117147563 gene encoding calcitonin gene-related peptide type 1 receptor: MATTSSDSDVENVDVASQAQTQDNLRIFLKHLYAECVFRYQNVTYDTDDPSFSLGPATDYDSDLPENFSPVPRYLENAAMNEGVIDMRNVDEELAEKEELMATVVSATMATNQKESRLFCPLNFDGYLCWPRTPAGTVLSQYCPDFVEGFNRKFLAHKTCLENGSWYRHPVSNQTWSNYTNCVDYEDLEFRQFINELYVKGYALSLLALLISIIIFLGFKSLRCTRIRIHVHLFASLACTCVAWILWYRLVVERSETIAENPLWCIGLHLVVHYFMLVNYFWMFCEGLHLHLVLVVVFVKDTIVMRWFIVISWFSPIPIAIVYGLARHFSSPDNKHCWITDSLYLWIFSVPITLSLLASFIFLINVLRVIVRKLHPQSAQPAPLAIRKAVRATIILVPLFGLQHFLLPYRPDAGTQLDHFYQMLSVVLVSLQGFVVSFLFCFANHDVTFAIRTLLNKLLPSLVTPPPAGSNTGQMATTTPSRELGV, from the exons ATGGCGACAACCTCTTCAGATTCGGATGTGGAAAATGTGGATGTGGCATCGCAGGCCCAAACGCAGGATAATCTGCGCATATTTTTAAAGCATTTGTATGCGGAGTGCGTGTTTCGATACCAGAATGTCACATACGATACGGACGACCCATCATTCTCACTTGGCCCAGCAACAG ACTACGATTCCGATTTGCCCGAGAACTTTAGCCCGGTGCCGCGATATCTGGAGAATGCCGCGATGAACGAGGGCGTTATTGACATGCGAAACGTGGACGAGGAGCTGGCGGAGAAGGAGGAGCTGATGGCCACCGTCGTCAGTGCCACGATGGCCACAAATCAGAAAGAGAGCCGACTCTTTTGCCCCCTGAACTTTGACGGATATCTCTGCTGGCCAAGGACTCCGGCCGGCACTGTGCTGAGTCAATATTGTCCCGATTTCGTCGAAGGATTCAACAGAAAATTTCTGGCCCACAAGAC CTGCCTGGAGAACGGCTCCTGGTACCGTCATCCGGTTAGCAATCAGACCTGGTCCAATTACACCAACTGCGTGGACTACGAGGACCTGGAG TTTCGCCAGTTCATCAACGAGCTGTACGTGAAGGGGTACGCCCTCTCCCTGCTGGCCCTGCTCATATCGATTATTATTTTCTTGGGCTTCAA ATCCCTGCGCTGCACTCGCATCCGCATCCATGTGCACCTGTTCGCCTCGCTGGCCTGCACCTGTGTGGCCTGGATATTATGGTACCGTCTGGTGGTGGAGCGTTCCGAAACCATAGCCGAAAATCCG CTCTGGTGCATTGGACTGCATCTGGTGGTGCACTACTTCATGTTGGTCAACTATTTCTGGATGTTTTGCGAGGGCCTGCACCTGCACCTGGTGCTCGTTGTG GTCTTTGTCAAGGACACGATTGTGATGCGCTGGTTCATCGTCATCAGCTGGTTCTCGCCGATACCCATAGCCATCGTCTACGGACTGGCCAGGCATTTCAGCAGTCCGGACAATAAGCA CTGCTGGATAACTGACAGTCTCTACTTGTGGATCTTCTCGGTGCCCATAACTCTTTCGCTGCTGGCCAGCTTCA TTTTTCTGATCAACGTACTGCGAGTGATCGTACGGAAGTTACATCCCCAGTCCGCCCAGCCGGCACCGTTGGCCATCCGGAAGGCGGTTCGGGCCACCATTATCCTTGTACCGCTGTTCGGCCTGCAGCACTTCCTGCTACCCTACCGTCCGGATGCCGGCACCCAGCTGGACCACTTCTATCAGATGCTATCCGTGGTGCTCGTCAGCCTGCAGGGCTTTGTGGTCTCCTTCCTGTTCTGCTTCGCCAACCACGATGTCACCTTCGCCATTCGCACGCTGCTAAACAAGTTGCTGCCCAGTTTGGTGACCCCGCCGCCGGCCGGGAGTAATACTGGACAGATGGCCACGACCACGCCCAGCCGAGAGTTGGGCGTTTAA
- the LOC117147833 gene encoding ELAV-like protein 2 isoform X2, which translates to MTNAMDIVKNGSANGSVDGSNDESRTNLIVNYLPQTMTQEEMRSLFSSIGELESCKLVRDKVSVLPASLTALNPALQQGQSLGYGFVNYVRAEDAEKAVNTLNGLRLQNKVIKVSYARPSSESIKGANLYVSGLPKNLSQPDLEGMFASFGKIITSRILCDNISGLSKGVGFIRFDQRNEAERAIQELNGKTPKGYAEPITVKFANNPSNSAKAQIAPPLTAYLTPQAAAATRRLAGALPSAGRIRYSPLAGDLLANSILPGNAMTGSGWCIFVYNLAPETEENVLWQLFGPFGAVQSVKVIRDLQTSKCKGFGFVTMTNYDEAVVAIQSLNGYTLGNRVLQVSFKTNKTKTT; encoded by the exons ATGACCAACGCCATGGACATTGTGAAGAACGGCAGTGCCAACGGATCCGTGGATGGCAGCAATGATGAGTCGCGCACCAATTTGATTGTCAACTATCTGCCGCAAACCATGACGCAGGAGGAGATGCGATCGCTCTTCTCCAGCATCGGTGAGCTGGAGAGTTGCAAACTGGTGCGTGATAAAGTCTCAG tctTGCCAGCATCGTTGACCGCTCTCAACCCGGCACTGCAGCAAG GTCAGAGTCTGGGCTATGGATTTGTTAATTACGTCAGGGCCGAGGATGCTGAGAAGGCTGTGAACACCCTGAACGGTCTGCGTTTGCAGAATAAGGTTATTAAAGTATCATACGCCCGTCCAAGCTCAGAATCTATTAAGGGTGCTAATTTATATGTATCGGGTCTTCCGAAAAATCTATCACAACCAGACTTGGAGGGGATGTTTGCTTCGTTCGGCAAAATAATTACATCTCGTATACTCTGTGATAATATTTCTG GTCTATCGAAGGGTGTCGGTTTTATTCGCTTCGATCAGCGCAACGAAGCCGAGCGGGCCATCCAGGAGTTGAATGGCAAGACCCCGAAAGGATATGCCGAACCGATCACCGTCAAGTTCGCCAACAATCCGAGCAATAGCGCCAAGGCCCAGATTGCCCCGCCCCTTACCGCCTACTTGACCCCGCAGGCGGCAGCGGCCACTCGCCGTTTGGCCGGAGCTCTGCCCTCCGCCGGTCGCATTAG GTACTCACCGCTGGCTGGCGATCTATTGGCCAATTCGATCTTGCCGGGAAACGCCATGACCGGATCGGGATGGTGCATATTCGTCTATAACCTGGCCCCGGAGACCGAGGAGAACGTGCTGTGGCAGCTATTCGGACCATTCGGTGCCGTTCAGTCGGTGAAGGTGATCCGTGATCTGCAGACCAGCAAGTGCAAGGGATTCGGATTCGTGACCATGACCAACTACGATGAGGCAGTGGTGGCCATCCAGTCGCTGAATGGATATACCCTGGGCAATCGGGTGCTGCAGGTCAGCTTTAAGACTAACAAGACCAAAACCACTTAG
- the LOC117147833 gene encoding ELAV-like protein 1 isoform X1, whose product MTNAMDIVKNGSANGSVDGSNDESRTNLIVNYLPQTMTQEEMRSLFSSIGELESCKLVRDKVSGNLVLPASLTALNPALQQGQSLGYGFVNYVRAEDAEKAVNTLNGLRLQNKVIKVSYARPSSESIKGANLYVSGLPKNLSQPDLEGMFASFGKIITSRILCDNISGLSKGVGFIRFDQRNEAERAIQELNGKTPKGYAEPITVKFANNPSNSAKAQIAPPLTAYLTPQAAAATRRLAGALPSAGRIRYSPLAGDLLANSILPGNAMTGSGWCIFVYNLAPETEENVLWQLFGPFGAVQSVKVIRDLQTSKCKGFGFVTMTNYDEAVVAIQSLNGYTLGNRVLQVSFKTNKTKTT is encoded by the exons ATGACCAACGCCATGGACATTGTGAAGAACGGCAGTGCCAACGGATCCGTGGATGGCAGCAATGATGAGTCGCGCACCAATTTGATTGTCAACTATCTGCCGCAAACCATGACGCAGGAGGAGATGCGATCGCTCTTCTCCAGCATCGGTGAGCTGGAGAGTTGCAAACTGGTGCGTGATAAAGTCTCAGGTAATTTGG tctTGCCAGCATCGTTGACCGCTCTCAACCCGGCACTGCAGCAAG GTCAGAGTCTGGGCTATGGATTTGTTAATTACGTCAGGGCCGAGGATGCTGAGAAGGCTGTGAACACCCTGAACGGTCTGCGTTTGCAGAATAAGGTTATTAAAGTATCATACGCCCGTCCAAGCTCAGAATCTATTAAGGGTGCTAATTTATATGTATCGGGTCTTCCGAAAAATCTATCACAACCAGACTTGGAGGGGATGTTTGCTTCGTTCGGCAAAATAATTACATCTCGTATACTCTGTGATAATATTTCTG GTCTATCGAAGGGTGTCGGTTTTATTCGCTTCGATCAGCGCAACGAAGCCGAGCGGGCCATCCAGGAGTTGAATGGCAAGACCCCGAAAGGATATGCCGAACCGATCACCGTCAAGTTCGCCAACAATCCGAGCAATAGCGCCAAGGCCCAGATTGCCCCGCCCCTTACCGCCTACTTGACCCCGCAGGCGGCAGCGGCCACTCGCCGTTTGGCCGGAGCTCTGCCCTCCGCCGGTCGCATTAG GTACTCACCGCTGGCTGGCGATCTATTGGCCAATTCGATCTTGCCGGGAAACGCCATGACCGGATCGGGATGGTGCATATTCGTCTATAACCTGGCCCCGGAGACCGAGGAGAACGTGCTGTGGCAGCTATTCGGACCATTCGGTGCCGTTCAGTCGGTGAAGGTGATCCGTGATCTGCAGACCAGCAAGTGCAAGGGATTCGGATTCGTGACCATGACCAACTACGATGAGGCAGTGGTGGCCATCCAGTCGCTGAATGGATATACCCTGGGCAATCGGGTGCTGCAGGTCAGCTTTAAGACTAACAAGACCAAAACCACTTAG
- the LOC117147637 gene encoding mucin-19 gives MFHPRSQSSSLALLLTFVLASVGVQGDYDWYGDYSGSELDYVFADVNYDAVCPPGGYAVCATDGYTYHPFSSKCRLDSQNLKLLFAGKKELAQTDLSYCPSYPQQPYGPPAPAHGYHPKPVQNYAPVRYSSSSGQNSYAYAAASGPYGAKAVAEAPGPYPVTSPSYSVSYPAAPAAYAPPPAKYPSPPSSYPVYAKPVPAYAAVYSYAGTTKAPSTGTTTTSATTGTTKANRYPGYPTKYATITAATTTAATTIVATTTAATTTAATTKAATTTAATTTAATTTAATTKAATTTAATTKAAATTAATTTAATTAAVTTAAATTAAATTAATTTAATTAAATTAATTTAATTAAATTAATTAAPSNP, from the exons ATGTTCCACCCAAGGTCTCAGTCCAGCTCCTTAGCTCTACTCCTGACTTTCGTCCTGGCTTCCGTCGGCGTTCAGGGGGACTACGATTGGTATGGCGATTATTCGGGCTCTGAACTGGACTACGTCTTTGCGGATGTCAACTACGACGCAGTGTGCCCACCAGGTGGTTATGCTGTCTGCGCCACCGATGGCTATACCTACCATCCGTTCTCGAGCAAGTGCCGCCTGGACTCACAGAACTTGAAACTGTTGTTTGCCGGAAAGAAGG AACTCGCCCAAACTGACCTGAGCTACTGTCCCTCGTATCCCCAGCAACCGTATGGTCCGCCTGCTCCTGCTCACGGCTATCATCCGAAGCCAGTTCAGAATTATGCCCCGGTTCGGTATTCCTCATCGTCTGGCCAGAATTCGTATGCCTATGCCGCTGCCAGTGGGCCCTATGGCGCCAAGGCGGTGGCTGAGGCTCCGGGTCCGTATCCTGTGACTTCTCCCTCCTATTCCGTCTCGTATCCCGCCGCTCCGGCTGCCTATGCCCCGCCCCCTGCCAAATACCCCTCCCCGCCCTCGTCCTATCCCGTTTATGCCAAACCAGTGCCGGCCTATGCTGCTGTTTATAGTTACGCTGGCACCACCAAGGCGCCATCTACCGGAACGACTACGACGTCCGCCACTACAGGCACCACAAAAGCCAACAGATACCCTGGATACCCCACCAAATACGCAACCATCACAGCGGCAACaaccacagcagcaacaactatTGTAGCAACAActacggcagcaacaacaactgcagcaaccACTAAGGCAGCAACCACTACTGCAGCAACTActacggcagcaacaacaactgcagcaaccaccaaggcagcaacaacaactgcagcaaccACCAAGGCAGCAGCAACTACCGCAGCGACAACTACTGctgcaacaactgcagcagtaacaactgcagcagcaacaactgcagcagcaacaactgcagcaacaactactgcagcaacaactgctgcagcaacaacagcagcaacaactactgcagcaacaactgcagcagcaacaactgcagcaacaactgccGCTCCTTCT AACCCCtaa